A DNA window from Parabacteroides johnsonii DSM 18315 contains the following coding sequences:
- the topB gene encoding type IA DNA topoisomerase, with amino-acid sequence MKTIIAEKPSVAREIARIVGATKREEGYFEGGGYAVTWAFGHLVQLAMPDGYGVRGFVRDNLPIIPDTFTLVPRQVRTEKGYKPDSGVVSQIKVIKRLFDTSEHIIVATDAGREGELIFRYLYHYTGCTTPFVRLWISSLTDKAIREGLRKLEDGSKYDNLYLAAKARSESDWLVGINGTQALSIAAGHGTYSVGRVQTPTLAMVCERYWENRRFTSEAFWQLHIATDGCDGEVVKFSSSEKWKEKEPAMELYNKVKAAGCATVTKAERKEKTEETPLLYDLTTLQKEANAKHGFTAEQTLEIAQKLYEKKLITYPRTGSRYIPEDVFAEIPKLLAFIGTQPEWKDKVRAKAAPTRRSVDDGKVTDHHALLVTGEKPLFLSKEDNTIYQMIAGRMVEAFSEKCVKDVTTVTAECAGVEFTVKGSVVKQTGWRAVYGEEKEEITIPGWQEGDTLTPKGSSITEGKTKPKPLHTEATLLSAMETAGKEIEDDALRQAMKDCGIGTPATRASIIETLFKRGYMERCKKSLVPTEKGLALNSVVKTMRIADVAMTGEWEKELARIERGELSADTFRKEIEAYTREITSELLSCDKLFGSRDSGCACPKCGTGRMRFYGKVVRCDNTECGLPVFRLKAGRTLSDDEIKDLLTEGHTKLLKGFKSKQGKSFDAVVAFDGEYNTTFVFPEAKKDKKFSGRKK; translated from the coding sequence ATGAAGACAATCATTGCAGAAAAGCCCTCCGTGGCACGTGAAATCGCCCGCATCGTGGGCGCGACAAAGAGAGAGGAAGGATATTTCGAGGGAGGCGGTTATGCCGTGACATGGGCATTCGGACACCTCGTTCAGCTTGCCATGCCCGACGGCTACGGCGTGCGCGGATTTGTCCGTGACAACCTCCCGATTATTCCCGACACATTCACGCTCGTCCCCCGTCAGGTCAGGACGGAGAAAGGTTACAAGCCCGACAGCGGCGTGGTGTCGCAGATAAAAGTCATCAAAAGACTGTTCGACACAAGCGAACATATCATCGTGGCGACCGATGCCGGACGCGAGGGAGAGCTTATCTTCCGCTACCTCTACCACTATACGGGTTGCACCACTCCTTTCGTGCGCCTGTGGATCAGCTCTCTCACCGACAAAGCTATCCGCGAGGGACTGCGGAAACTCGAAGACGGCAGCAAATACGACAACCTCTACCTCGCCGCCAAAGCGCGGAGCGAATCCGACTGGCTCGTGGGCATCAACGGCACACAGGCGTTATCCATCGCCGCCGGACACGGCACGTATTCCGTGGGGCGGGTGCAGACACCAACGTTGGCTATGGTATGTGAACGCTACTGGGAGAACCGCCGCTTTACGTCCGAAGCATTCTGGCAGCTCCATATCGCAACGGACGGTTGCGACGGCGAAGTCGTGAAATTCTCATCCTCCGAGAAATGGAAAGAGAAAGAACCGGCGATGGAACTATATAATAAGGTAAAGGCGGCAGGTTGCGCCACTGTCACGAAAGCCGAGCGCAAGGAGAAGACGGAGGAAACTCCCTTGCTCTACGACCTGACCACGCTCCAGAAAGAAGCCAACGCCAAGCACGGCTTCACGGCGGAACAGACGCTTGAAATCGCGCAGAAACTCTACGAAAAGAAGTTGATAACCTATCCGAGAACGGGAAGCCGCTACATCCCCGAAGACGTGTTTGCCGAAATTCCCAAACTGCTCGCTTTCATCGGCACACAGCCCGAATGGAAAGACAAGGTGCGGGCAAAAGCCGCCCCGACACGCCGCAGCGTGGACGACGGCAAGGTGACAGACCACCATGCCCTGCTCGTCACGGGTGAGAAACCGCTCTTCCTCTCCAAAGAGGACAATACCATCTATCAGATGATTGCCGGGCGCATGGTCGAGGCATTCTCTGAGAAATGCGTCAAGGATGTGACCACTGTCACGGCGGAATGTGCCGGAGTGGAGTTTACCGTAAAAGGCAGCGTCGTGAAGCAAACCGGATGGCGTGCCGTCTATGGCGAGGAAAAAGAGGAAATTACCATCCCCGGCTGGCAGGAAGGCGACACGCTGACACCGAAAGGCTCGTCCATTACCGAAGGAAAGACCAAACCCAAGCCGCTGCATACCGAAGCCACCCTGCTCTCGGCAATGGAAACGGCGGGCAAGGAAATTGAGGACGACGCACTGCGGCAGGCGATGAAGGACTGTGGCATCGGTACTCCCGCCACACGCGCCTCCATCATCGAAACGCTTTTCAAGCGCGGTTACATGGAACGCTGCAAGAAGTCGCTTGTTCCCACCGAAAAAGGACTTGCCCTCAATTCCGTCGTCAAGACGATGCGCATCGCCGATGTTGCCATGACGGGCGAATGGGAAAAGGAGCTGGCGCGTATCGAGCGCGGGGAACTGTCCGCCGACACCTTCCGCAAGGAGATAGAGGCGTACACACGTGAGATAACCTCCGAACTGCTCTCGTGCGACAAGCTCTTCGGCAGCCGTGACTCCGGCTGCGCGTGTCCCAAGTGTGGCACGGGCAGGATGCGGTTCTACGGCAAGGTGGTACGCTGCGACAACACGGAGTGCGGACTGCCCGTGTTCCGGCTGAAAGCGGGACGCACCCTGTCCGACGATGAAATCAAAGACCTGCTCACCGAAGGGCATACCAAGCTGCTCAAAGGGTTCAAGAGCAAACAGGGCAAGAGTTTCGATGCTGTTGTCGCCTTTGACGGGGAATATAACACGACTTTTGTGTTCCCGGAGGCTAAAAAGGACAAGAAATTTTCAGGACGGAAGAAATAG
- a CDS encoding DUF1896 domain-containing protein, with amino-acid sequence MNNKKKNEGQTDFSYYGLYLLDYLRTNKFEQADDTAFIRERADRAAETYERARLEGYPADGAQELAMDTLLRGLHYSRYAILREVVENEFADEVPEEKREAFVLKLLPLVGNVFSVYDLSDDNFALSSDYDLLYTELTGATVLYLDEYGV; translated from the coding sequence ATGAACAACAAGAAGAAAAACGAGGGTCAGACCGACTTTTCCTATTACGGTCTGTACCTGCTGGACTATCTCCGCACGAACAAGTTTGAACAGGCTGACGACACCGCTTTCATACGGGAACGGGCCGACCGTGCCGCCGAAACGTATGAGAGGGCACGGCTTGAAGGCTATCCCGCCGATGGTGCGCAGGAACTGGCGATGGACACGCTGCTGCGCGGGCTGCATTATTCCCGTTACGCCATCCTCCGCGAAGTCGTGGAAAACGAGTTTGCCGATGAAGTGCCGGAAGAGAAGCGTGAAGCCTTTGTCCTGAAACTGCTGCCGCTTGTCGGCAACGTGTTCTCCGTCTATGACCTCTCGGATGACAATTTCGCCCTGTCTTCCGATTACGACCTGCTCTACACGGAGCTGACGGGAGCAACCGTCCTTTACTTAGACGAATATGGCGTTTAA
- a CDS encoding N-6 DNA methylase, translating to MAFNRKQKLRDNIEAIRTAFILDRENRTATTEERAILQRYCGFGGLKCILNPAKELTDAVRWAKSDLELFAPTVELHRLIRENSKDETEYKRFVDSLKASVLTAFYTPKEITDTIADVLADYSVRPARMLEPSAGVGVFVDSMLRHSPNADVMAFEKDLLTGTILRHLYPDQKMRTCGFEKIERPFNNYFDLAVSNIPFGDIAVFDAEFQRSDSFGRRSAQKTIHNYFFLKGLDAVRDGGIVAFITSQGVLNSTKTSVRNELFSQANLVSAIRLPNNLFTDNAGTEVGSDLIVLQKNLSKKEMSQDERLMTVIQTDTKTALTDNAYFIHHPERIVHTMAKLDTDPYGKPAMVYLHEGKAAGIAGDLRRMLDEDFHYRLAMRLYSGSIRQAGTEEKVAVQNKVERPAIKLETVSSAQTVETPTEKPQPADEKPEIEPRPKYSDGVQLSLLDLWGMTEEVSQQPKTAKKKKEAKKESSARRVLPKPQVHVTQNVTAVPTATTPKTVTENKEAKTENTAKPADPDDIYATLDWDTNPPINGFYEMMMDLTPERRKELRELARQHNEKQAAAEKMEVKAVPDTPREQPRQEETQPEAVTAPAVTDTPPEAVATSLFPDIEAEKPKEEVVDLSPRAYHRTPEMHLREGSLVADRGRHNIGYLKDITPYGATFQPLDLKGYQKEKALQYVLLRDAYERLYRYESNLHEANVPWREHLNTCYDEFVMRYGNLNAKQNVKLVMMDAGGRDILSLERAENGKFVKADIFERPVSFSVESHANVGSPEEALSASLNKFGTVDLDYMREITDSTAEDLLTALQGRIYYNPLVTGYEIKDRFIAGNVIEKAERIEAWMGENPESERMPEVKQALEALKDAEPPRIAFEDLDFNFGERWIPTGVYAAYMSRLFDTEVKIAYSASMDEFSVACGYRTMKITDEFLVKGYYRNYDGMHLLKHALHNTCPDMMKSIGRDEHGNDIKVRDSEGIQLANAKIDEIRNGFSEWLEEQSPQFKERLTTMYNRKFNCFVRPKYDGSHQTFPDLNLKGLASRGIRSVYPSQMDCVWMLKQNGGGICDHEVGTGKTLIMCIAAHEMKRLNLAHKPMIIGLKANVAEIAATYQAAYPNARILYASEKDFSTANRVRFFNNIKNNDYDCVIMSHDQFGKIPQSPELQQRILQAELDTVEENLEVLRQQGKNVSRAMLKGLEKRKHNLEAKLEKVEHAIKSRTDDVVDFKQMGIDHIFIDESHQFKNLTFNTRHDRVAGLGNSEGSQKALNMLFAIRTIQERTGKDLGATFLSGTTISNSLTELYLLFKYLRPKELERQDIRCFDAWSAIFAKKTTDFEFNVTNNVVQKERFRYFIKVPELAAFYNEITDYRTAEDVGVDRPNKNEILHHIPPTPEQEDFIQKLMQFAKTGDATLLGRLPLSETEEKAKMLIATDYARKMALDMRMIDPHYEDHPDNKASHCAKIIAEYYQKYDAQKGTQFVFSDLGTYQPGDGWNVYSEIKRKLTEDYGIPPSEVRFIQECKTDKARKAVIDAMNAGTVRVLFGSTSMLGTGVNAQKRCVAIHHLDTPWRPSDLQQRDGRGVRAGNEIAKHFAGNNVDVIIYAVEKSLDSYKFNLLHCKQTFISQLKSGAMEARTIDEGAMDEKSGMNFSEYMALLSGNTDLLDKAKLEKRIASLEGERKSFNKGKRDSEFKLESKTRELGNNTAFIDAMTEDWNRFLSVVQTDKEGNHLNIIKVDGVDSADEKVIGKRLQEIAKNATTGGLYTQVGEFYGFPIKVVSERILKEGLEFTDNRFVVEGNYKYTYNNGHLALADPLAAARNFLNAIERIPSIIDQYKAKNEVLEREIPQLQEIAGKVWKKEEELKQLKSELAALDRKIQLELAPPTPEITEKEHEGQQVKPEAKGVRNGIRQYPEDTSPQIRNPSESIIANHTITGHPGLYAKEETRSKGLKI from the coding sequence ATGGCGTTTAACCGCAAACAGAAACTGCGGGACAACATCGAGGCGATACGGACGGCATTCATCCTTGACAGGGAAAATAGGACAGCGACAACCGAAGAGCGTGCCATACTTCAAAGGTACTGCGGTTTCGGCGGTCTGAAATGTATCCTCAACCCTGCAAAGGAACTGACGGATGCCGTCCGGTGGGCGAAATCCGACCTCGAACTGTTCGCCCCGACGGTGGAGCTGCACAGGCTTATCCGTGAGAACAGCAAGGACGAAACAGAGTACAAGCGGTTTGTGGATTCGCTGAAAGCGTCCGTGCTGACCGCTTTCTACACCCCCAAAGAGATAACCGACACCATCGCGGACGTGCTGGCAGATTACAGCGTCCGCCCCGCCCGTATGCTCGAACCGTCGGCAGGTGTCGGCGTGTTCGTGGATTCCATGCTGCGGCACAGCCCCAATGCGGATGTGATGGCTTTCGAGAAGGATCTGCTCACGGGTACAATCTTGAGGCATCTCTATCCCGACCAGAAAATGCGCACCTGCGGTTTTGAGAAAATCGAAAGACCGTTCAACAATTATTTCGACTTGGCGGTGTCCAACATTCCGTTCGGTGACATTGCCGTGTTCGACGCGGAGTTTCAGCGGAGCGACTCTTTCGGCAGACGCTCCGCCCAGAAAACCATCCACAACTATTTCTTTCTCAAAGGACTGGATGCCGTGCGTGACGGCGGTATCGTGGCGTTCATCACCTCGCAAGGGGTATTGAATAGCACCAAGACCTCCGTGCGTAACGAGCTGTTCAGTCAGGCCAATCTGGTATCCGCGATACGCCTGCCCAACAACCTGTTCACGGACAACGCGGGCACGGAGGTGGGCAGTGACCTGATTGTCCTGCAAAAGAACCTCAGCAAGAAGGAAATGTCGCAGGACGAGCGGCTGATGACCGTGATACAGACGGACACGAAAACCGCCCTGACCGACAACGCCTATTTCATCCACCACCCGGAACGCATCGTGCATACGATGGCGAAACTTGACACAGACCCCTACGGGAAGCCCGCTATGGTTTATCTGCACGAGGGCAAGGCAGCAGGCATCGCCGGGGATTTGCGCCGTATGCTCGACGAGGATTTCCATTACAGGCTTGCCATGCGCTTGTATTCGGGTTCAATCCGGCAGGCAGGAACGGAAGAAAAAGTTGCCGTTCAAAATAAAGTAGAGCGTCCTGCCATAAAATTGGAAACAGTATCCTCGGCGCAGACGGTGGAAACTCCGACAGAAAAGCCGCAACCCGCAGATGAAAAGCCGGAGATAGAGCCACGTCCGAAATATTCTGACGGTGTGCAGCTATCCTTGCTCGATCTCTGGGGGATGACGGAAGAAGTCAGCCAACAACCGAAAACCGCCAAAAAGAAAAAGGAGGCGAAAAAGGAAAGCTCGGCAAGGCGCGTTCTACCCAAGCCACAGGTGCATGTCACACAAAATGTTACGGCTGTGCCGACGGCTACCACCCCTAAGACTGTAACAGAGAACAAGGAGGCTAAAACGGAGAACACCGCCAAGCCTGCCGACCCGGACGACATCTATGCCACGTTGGACTGGGATACCAATCCTCCCATCAACGGCTTCTACGAGATGATGATGGATTTGACGCCGGAACGCAGGAAGGAACTTCGGGAACTGGCAAGGCAGCATAACGAGAAACAAGCGGCGGCGGAAAAGATGGAAGTGAAAGCCGTGCCGGACACTCCCCGTGAGCAACCACGGCAGGAGGAAACACAGCCGGAAGCAGTCACCGCACCTGCCGTTACAGATACCCCACCGGAAGCGGTGGCGACCTCCCTTTTCCCCGACATCGAAGCGGAGAAGCCGAAGGAAGAAGTCGTGGACCTTTCGCCGCGTGCCTACCACCGCACGCCGGAGATGCACCTGCGCGAAGGGTCGCTGGTGGCTGACAGGGGGCGTCATAACATCGGCTACCTGAAGGACATCACGCCATACGGGGCGACATTCCAGCCGCTCGACCTGAAAGGCTACCAGAAGGAGAAGGCGTTACAGTATGTTTTACTCCGTGACGCCTACGAGCGGCTGTACCGCTATGAATCGAACCTGCATGAAGCAAATGTCCCGTGGCGAGAGCATCTAAACACCTGTTACGATGAGTTTGTCATGCGCTACGGCAACCTCAACGCCAAGCAGAACGTGAAGTTAGTGATGATGGACGCGGGCGGGCGTGACATCCTTTCGCTGGAACGGGCGGAGAACGGGAAGTTTGTCAAGGCGGACATCTTCGAGCGTCCCGTTTCCTTCTCCGTGGAGAGCCATGCCAACGTCGGCTCACCCGAAGAAGCACTGTCCGCGTCGCTCAACAAGTTCGGCACTGTCGATCTCGACTATATGCGGGAGATAACCGACAGTACGGCGGAGGATTTGCTCACAGCCCTGCAAGGGCGCATCTATTACAATCCGCTCGTAACCGGTTACGAGATTAAGGACCGCTTTATTGCCGGAAACGTGATAGAGAAAGCGGAACGCATAGAGGCTTGGATGGGCGAAAACCCCGAAAGTGAACGTATGCCGGAGGTGAAGCAGGCGTTGGAGGCTCTGAAAGATGCCGAACCGCCGCGCATCGCTTTTGAAGACCTTGATTTCAATTTCGGGGAACGCTGGATTCCGACGGGTGTCTATGCCGCCTACATGAGCCGGCTGTTCGACACGGAGGTGAAAATCGCCTACTCTGCAAGCATGGACGAGTTTTCGGTGGCGTGCGGCTACCGCACCATGAAAATCACGGACGAGTTTCTGGTGAAGGGGTATTACCGTAACTATGACGGCATGCACCTTCTGAAACACGCCCTGCACAACACCTGTCCCGACATGATGAAGTCCATCGGCAGGGACGAGCATGGCAACGACATCAAGGTGCGCGACAGCGAGGGAATACAGCTCGCCAACGCCAAGATTGACGAGATACGAAACGGCTTCTCCGAATGGCTCGAAGAGCAGTCGCCACAGTTCAAGGAGCGGCTGACGACGATGTATAACCGCAAGTTCAACTGTTTCGTGCGCCCGAAGTATGACGGCTCGCATCAGACTTTTCCCGACCTCAATCTGAAAGGGCTGGCAAGCCGGGGCATCAGGAGCGTCTATCCCTCGCAGATGGATTGCGTCTGGATGCTGAAACAGAACGGCGGCGGAATTTGTGACCACGAGGTTGGAACCGGCAAGACGCTGATAATGTGCATCGCCGCGCATGAAATGAAGCGTCTGAACTTGGCGCACAAGCCGATGATTATCGGGCTGAAAGCCAATGTTGCGGAGATTGCCGCCACCTATCAAGCGGCATATCCCAACGCGAGGATTCTGTACGCTTCGGAGAAAGACTTTTCGACCGCCAACCGCGTGCGTTTCTTCAACAACATCAAGAACAACGACTACGATTGTGTCATTATGTCGCACGACCAGTTCGGCAAGATACCGCAGTCGCCGGAGTTGCAGCAGCGCATCCTGCAAGCGGAGCTTGACACGGTGGAGGAAAACCTCGAAGTGCTGCGCCAGCAGGGAAAGAACGTATCGCGGGCGATGCTGAAAGGTCTGGAGAAGCGCAAGCATAACCTTGAAGCGAAATTGGAGAAGGTGGAACACGCCATAAAGTCACGCACGGACGACGTGGTGGACTTCAAGCAGATGGGCATCGACCACATTTTCATTGATGAATCGCACCAGTTCAAGAATCTGACTTTCAACACGCGCCACGACCGTGTGGCGGGATTGGGGAACAGCGAGGGAAGCCAGAAGGCACTGAACATGCTCTTTGCTATCCGCACCATACAGGAGCGCACGGGCAAGGACTTGGGGGCGACCTTCCTCTCCGGCACGACTATCAGCAACTCGCTGACTGAGCTGTACCTGCTGTTCAAGTACCTGCGCCCGAAGGAGCTGGAACGGCAGGACATTCGATGTTTTGATGCGTGGTCGGCGATATTTGCCAAGAAGACAACGGATTTTGAGTTCAACGTGACGAACAACGTGGTGCAGAAGGAGCGTTTCCGCTACTTCATCAAAGTGCCGGAGCTTGCCGCCTTCTATAATGAAATCACGGACTACCGCACGGCGGAGGATGTGGGCGTGGACCGTCCCAACAAAAACGAGATACTGCACCACATACCGCCCACGCCGGAGCAGGAGGACTTCATACAGAAGCTGATGCAATTCGCCAAGACGGGCGACGCCACCCTGTTGGGCAGACTGCCGCTTTCGGAAACGGAGGAAAAGGCGAAGATGCTTATCGCCACGGACTATGCCCGGAAGATGGCACTCGACATGCGCATGATAGACCCGCATTACGAAGACCACCCCGACAACAAGGCGAGCCACTGTGCCAAAATAATCGCGGAGTATTATCAAAAATACGACGCGCAGAAAGGCACGCAGTTCGTTTTCTCTGACTTGGGGACTTACCAGCCGGGCGATGGGTGGAACGTCTATTCGGAAATCAAGCGCAAACTGACGGAGGACTACGGCATACCGCCAAGCGAGGTGCGCTTCATTCAGGAGTGCAAGACCGACAAGGCTCGGAAGGCGGTGATAGATGCCATGAACGCCGGGACGGTGCGTGTGCTGTTCGGCTCCACCTCCATGCTCGGAACGGGTGTGAACGCACAGAAACGGTGTGTGGCAATTCATCATCTTGATACGCCGTGGCGACCGTCCGACCTGCAACAGCGTGACGGACGGGGAGTTAGAGCAGGCAACGAGATAGCCAAGCATTTCGCCGGGAACAACGTGGACGTAATAATCTACGCGGTGGAAAAATCACTGGACAGTTACAAGTTCAACCTCCTGCACTGCAAGCAGACTTTCATCAGCCAGCTTAAAAGCGGTGCTATGGAAGCGCGTACCATCGACGAGGGGGCAATGGACGAGAAATCGGGCATGAACTTCTCGGAATATATGGCGTTGCTATCCGGCAACACCGACCTGCTGGACAAGGCGAAACTGGAAAAACGTATCGCCTCGCTCGAAGGGGAACGCAAGTCGTTCAACAAGGGCAAGCGTGATTCGGAGTTCAAGCTGGAATCGAAGACCCGCGAGCTGGGCAACAACACAGCTTTCATAGATGCCATGACGGAGGACTGGAACCGCTTCCTCTCTGTGGTGCAGACCGACAAGGAGGGCAATCACCTTAATATAATAAAGGTGGACGGAGTGGATTCCGCCGATGAGAAAGTCATCGGAAAGCGTTTGCAGGAGATAGCCAAGAATGCCACGACCGGAGGGTTGTACACGCAGGTTGGAGAGTTTTACGGTTTCCCGATAAAGGTGGTCAGCGAAAGGATACTCAAAGAGGGATTGGAGTTTACCGACAACCGCTTCGTGGTCGAGGGGAACTACAAGTACACCTACAACAACGGGCATCTGGCGCTGGCTGACCCGTTGGCCGCCGCCCGCAACTTCCTCAACGCGATTGAGAGAATCCCCTCCATCATCGACCAGTATAAAGCGAAGAATGAGGTCTTGGAACGTGAGATACCGCAGTTGCAGGAGATAGCAGGCAAGGTGTGGAAGAAGGAGGAAGAACTGAAACAGTTGAAGTCCGAACTTGCCGCCCTTGACCGCAAGATACAGCTGGAACTTGCGCCGCCTACACCCGAAATCACCGAAAAGGAGCATGAAGGGCAACAGGTCAAACCGGAAGCGAAAGGTGTGCGAAACGGTATCAGGCAATATCCCGAAGATACATCACCGCAAATACGCAATCCATCGGAAAGTATTATCGCCAATCACACCATAACTGGGCATCCGGGGCTGTATGCCAAGGAGGAAACCCGGTCCAAAGGATTGAAAATATAA
- the tet(Q) gene encoding tetracycline resistance ribosomal protection protein Tet(Q), producing the protein MNIINLGILAHIDAGKTSVTENLLFASGATEKCGRVDNGDTITDSMDIEKRRGITVRASTTSIIWNGVKCNIIDTPGHMDFIAEVERTFKMLDGAVLILSAKEGIQAQTKLLFNTLQKLQIPTIIFINKIDRDGVNLERLYLDIKTNLSQDVLFMQTVVDGLVYPICSQTYIKEEYKEFVCNHDDNILERYLADSEISPADYWNTIIDLVAKAKVYPVLHGSAMFNIGINELLDAITSFILPPASVSNRLSSYLYKIEHDPKGHKRSFLKIIDGSLRLRDVVRINDSEKFIKIKNLKTINQGREINVDEVGANDIAIVEDMDDFRIGNYLGAEPCLIQGLSHQHPALKSSVRPDRPEERSKVISALNTLWIEDPSLSFSINSYSDELEISLYGLTQKEIIQTLLEERFSVKVHFDEIKTIYKERPIKKVNKIIQIEVPPNPYWATIGLTLEPLPLGAGLQIESDISYGYLNHSFQNAVFEGIRMSCQSGLHGWEVTDLKVTFTQAEYYSPVSTPADFRQLTPYVFRLALQQSGVDILEPMLCFELQIPQVASSKAITDLQKLMSEIEDISCNNEWCHIKGKVPLNTSKDYASEVSSYTKGLGIFMVKPCGYQITKDGYSDNIRMNEKDKLLFMFQKSIYELIQNKKKI; encoded by the coding sequence ATGAATATTATAAATTTAGGAATTCTTGCTCACATTGATGCAGGAAAAACTTCCGTAACCGAGAATCTGCTGTTTGCCAGTGGAGCAACGGAAAAGTGCGGCCGTGTGGATAATGGTGACACCATAACAGACTCTATGGATATAGAGAAACGTAGAGGAATTACTGTTCGGGCTTCTACGACATCTATTATCTGGAATGGAGTGAAATGCAATATCATTGACACTCCGGGACACATGGATTTTATTGCGGAAGTGGAGCGGACATTCAAAATGCTTGATGGAGCAGTCCTCATCTTATCCGCAAAGGAAGGCATACAAGCGCAAACAAAGTTGCTGTTCAATACTTTACAAAAACTGCAAATCCCGACAATTATATTTATCAATAAAATTGACCGTGACGGTGTGAATTTAGAGCGTTTGTATCTGGATATAAAAACAAATCTGTCTCAAGATGTCCTGTTTATGCAAACTGTTGTCGATGGATTGGTTTATCCGATTTGCTCCCAAACATATATAAAGGAAGAATACAAAGAATTTGTATGCAACCATGACGACAATATATTAGAACGATATTTGGCGGATAGCGAAATTTCACCGGCTGATTATTGGAATACGATAATCGATCTTGTGGCAAAAGCCAAAGTCTATCCGGTGCTACATGGATCAGCAATGTTCAATATCGGTATCAATGAGTTGTTGGACGCCATCACTTCTTTTATACTTCCTCCGGCATCGGTCTCAAACAGACTTTCATCTTATCTTTATAAGATAGAGCATGACCCCAAAGGACATAAAAGAAGTTTTCTAAAAATAATTGACGGAAGTCTGAGACTTCGAGACGTTGTAAGAATCAACGATTCGGAAAAATTCATCAAGATTAAAAATCTAAAAACTATCAATCAGGGCAGAGAGATAAATGTTGATGAAGTGGGCGCCAATGATATCGCGATTGTAGAGGATATGGATGATTTTCGAATCGGAAATTATTTAGGTGCTGAACCTTGTTTGATTCAAGGATTATCGCATCAGCATCCCGCTCTCAAATCCTCCGTCCGGCCAGACAGGCCCGAAGAGAGAAGCAAGGTGATATCCGCTCTGAATACATTGTGGATTGAAGACCCGTCTTTGTCCTTTTCCATAAACTCATATAGTGATGAATTGGAAATCTCGTTATATGGTTTGACCCAAAAGGAAATCATACAGACATTGCTGGAAGAACGATTTTCCGTAAAGGTCCATTTTGATGAGATCAAGACTATCTACAAAGAACGACCTATAAAAAAGGTCAATAAGATTATTCAGATCGAAGTACCACCCAACCCTTACTGGGCCACAATAGGGCTGACTCTTGAACCCTTACCGTTAGGGGCAGGGTTGCAAATCGAAAGTGACATCTCCTATGGTTATCTGAACCATTCTTTTCAAAATGCCGTTTTTGAAGGGATTCGTATGTCTTGCCAATCTGGTTTACATGGATGGGAAGTGACAGATCTGAAAGTAACTTTTACTCAAGCCGAGTATTATAGCCCGGTAAGTACACCTGCTGATTTCAGACAGCTGACCCCTTATGTCTTCAGGCTGGCTTTGCAACAGTCAGGTGTGGACATTCTCGAACCGATGCTCTGTTTTGAGTTGCAGATACCCCAAGTAGCGAGTTCCAAAGCTATTACAGATTTGCAAAAACTGATGTCTGAGATTGAAGACATCAGTTGTAATAATGAGTGGTGTCATATTAAAGGGAAAGTTCCATTAAATACAAGTAAAGACTATGCCTCAGAAGTAAGTTCGTACACTAAGGGCTTAGGCATTTTTATGGTTAAGCCATGTGGGTATCAAATAACAAAAGACGGTTATTCTGATAATATCCGCATGAACGAAAAAGATAAACTTTTATTCATGTTCCAAAAATCAATTTATGAATTAATACAAAACAAGAAGAAAATATGA